A window from Pichia kudriavzevii chromosome 5, complete sequence encodes these proteins:
- a CDS encoding uncharacterized protein (PKUD0E00480; similar to Saccharomyces cerevisiae YMR311C (GLC8); ancestral locus Anc_5.6) — protein MGKGILKNAIADASYRKESPNELAGETSFDRKAVIANTLLNAQAGKARPAGTAFTTREKHDQEHLSEEQLKWDEKNLIINELGKSATMKIDEPKTPYEGGFDPNNDYYREDNEEEKGEAIDEDDGFVLGEGEDDADDVENGDIEKVDSGSEESQEESASYLPDAASKHSKFEEMRRRHYHMKALPLKKKVFVEEEGEEQDNSNNHNDIQDNDRDNRNVD, from the coding sequence ATGGGTAAGGGAATATTAAAGAATGCCATTGCGGACGCCTCGTATCGGAAGGAGTCTCCGAACGAGCTGGCTGGAGAGACGTCGTTTGATCGGAAGGCCGTTATAGCCAATACACTGCTGAATGCGCAGGCGGGGAAGGCCCGTCCGGCAGGGACTGCCTTCACTACGAGGGAGAAGCATGATCAGGAGCATCTTAGCGAGGAGCAGCTCAAATGGGACGAGAAGAACTTGATTATCAATGAGTTGGGCAAGTCTGCTACAATGAAGATCGACGAGCCAAAGACGCCTTATGAGGGCGGGTTCGATCCTAATAACGACTACTACAGAGAGGACAATGAGGAGGAAAAGGGAGAGGCCATTGACGAGGACGATGGGTTTGTCCTTGGAGAGGGGGAAGACGATGCTGACGATGTTGAGAATGGAGATATAGAGAAGGTCGATAGTGGTTCTGAGGAATCGCAAGAAGAGTCTGCTAGCTATCTTCCCGATGCTGCCAGCAAACATTCTAAATTCGAGGAGATGAGGAGAAGGCATTATCATATGAAGGCGCTTCcattaaagaagaaggtgtttgttgaggaagaaggagaagaacAAGACAATAGCAACAATCACAATGATATCCAAGATAACGATAGAGACAATAGAAATGTCGACTAA
- a CDS encoding uncharacterized protein (PKUD0E00560; similar to Saccharomyces cerevisiae YBL064C (PRX1); ancestral locus Anc_7.388), whose translation MFARSIIRNAAFKAPIRRFISFDAASQPRVRIGSVAPNFKAPTTAGEIDFHEYLGNSWGVLFSHPADFTPVCTTELGAFSKLQSEFDKRNVKLIGLSAESVPSHKEWVKDIEEVILGGKKFTFPIIGDESKEVSYKYDMVDEDGFKKLQAGQPIFTIRSVFIIDPKKTVRLILTYPASVGRNTSEVLRVIDALQKTDAKGVATGVNWVEGDDVIIPPSVSNEAAKEKFGEFKEVKPYLRFTKA comes from the coding sequence ATGTTTGCAAGATCTATTATCAGAAACGCTGCTTTCAAGGCCCCAATCAGAAGATTCATCTCTTTTGATGCTGCTTCCCAACCAAGAGTTAGAATTGGTTCTGTTGCTCCAAATTTCAAGGCTCCAACCACCGCtggtgaaattgatttcCATGAATACTTGGGAAACTCTTGGGGTGTCTTATTCTCCCATCCAGCGGACTTTACTCCTGTCTGTACCACTGAATTAGGTGCATTCTCCAAGCTACAATCTGAATTCGACAAGAGAAACGTCAAGTTGATTGGTTTATCCGCTGAAAGTGTTCCATCTCACAAGGAGTGGGTTAAGGATATCGAAGAAGTTATTCTTGGCGGTAAGAAGTTCACCTTCCCAATCATTGGTGATGAATCCAAGGAAGTTTCTTACAAATATGATATGGTTGATGAAGACGGTTTCAAAAAGTTACAAGCAGGTCAACCTATTTTCACCATCAGATCtgttttcattattgatCCAAAGAAGACTGTTAGATTAATCCTAACTTACCCAGCTTCTGTTGGTAGAAACACCAGTGAAGTTTTGAGAGTTATTGATGCTCTACAAAAGACCGACGCCAAGGGTGTTGCCACCGGTGTCAACTGGGTCGAAGGTGACGACGTTATCATCCCACCTTCTGTTTCCAACGAAGCAGCAAAGGAAAAGTTTGGTGAATTCAAGGAAGTCAAGCCTTACTTAAGATTCACCAAGGCTTAA
- a CDS encoding uncharacterized protein (PKUD0E00510; similar to Saccharomyces cerevisiae YJL123C (MTC1); ancestral locus Anc_1.232), with amino-acid sequence MATDEKEIFEFLDSLPTEGAEGSSAVVVEKGNGDDEILEFLDEIEGKTKKESTETKEKPKNEPKEEPREEVSDESKETGAKGEAEEATGKTPTSDAAEVADPITSIASWWNKSGSTRVSQGITSLWGTAQSIGEQAEEKLKKAREQDLASTLKDLGIGEMGEMLDEDQISELKKLSKVDASKAIGTLNEGFSKGLSFFGGTLNEVIERIQTVQEKDESIEVLLVHDFQNFGWLGDVVRDSLEEVMSEQVDGNIEVRVIERGAKIDGNVDFFSMFHGSNVDAEKLINANIEKDIAREKTGKTQIVMSLLAWTTNDGKGSGEVEGDITIESDTSDSFTIMLLLKDGVHDITIRGNSQPLPLKWAHWMEEKRGEDEIDPSEWVIEWIRKSIVNAIGVVCQSYVIRRMGY; translated from the coding sequence ATGGCAACCGACGAGAAGGAGATTTTTGAGTTTCTAGACTCGTTACCAACAGAGGGCGCCGAGGGTTCTAGTGCAGTTGTAGTTGAGAAGGGGAACGGAGATGATGAGattcttgaatttttggatGAAATAGAGGGAAAGACCAAGAAGGAGTCAACGGAGACAAAGGAGAAGCCAAAGAACGAACCCAAGGAGGAGCCAAGAGAGGAGGTTAGTGATGAATCTAAGGAAACAGGTGCAAAGGGAGAAGCGGAAGAGGCGACAGGGAAAACCCCCACCAGTGATGCAGCCGAAGTTGCTGATCCTATAACATCGATTGCATCATGGTGGAACAAGAGTGGATCCACTAGGGTTTCTCAGGGAATCACCTCTCTATGGGGGACTGCGCAGTCTATAGGTGAACAAGCAGAAGAGAAGCTCAAGAAGGCACGTGAGCAAGATCTTGCATCTACTCTGAAGGATTTGGGTATTGGAGAAATGGGTGAAATGCTTGACGAAGATCAAATTAGTGAGCTAAAGAAGCTGTCGAAGGTTGATGCAAGTAAGGCAATAGGGACATTAAATGAAGGGTTTAGTAAAGGGTTGAGCTTTTTTGGAGGGACATTGAATGAGGTGATTGAAAGAATCCAAACGGTCCAAGAGAAGGACGAGTCTATTGAGGTTTTACTTGTCCATGATTTCCAGAATTTTGGCTGGTTAGGAGACGTTGTTAGGGACAGTTTAGAAGAAGTTATGAGTGAACAAGTTGACGGTAATATTGAGGTCAGAGTAATCGAAAGAGGTGCCAAAATCGATGGGAATgtcgattttttttcaatgtttcaTGGTAGCAATGTTGATGCGGAGAAGTTAATCAACGCCAACATTGAGAAAGATATAGCTAGAGAGAAGACAGGTAAGACCCAGATAGTGATGAGTCTGTTAGCGTGGACTACCAATGATGGGAAAGGGTCTGGGGAAGTTGAGGGCGACATAACCATTGAGAGTGATACCAGTGATTCGTTTACTATTATGTTGTTGCTCAAGGATGGGGTCCATGATATCACCATTCGTGGAAATTCTCAACCATTGCCATTAAAGTGGGCACATTGGATGGAGGAAAAGAGAGGTGAGGATGAGATTGATCCTAGTGAGTGGGTCATTGAGTGGATCCGCAAGAGTATTGTGAATGCGATTGGGGTAGTTTGCCAAAGTTATGTGATCAGGAGAATGGGGTACTGA
- a CDS encoding uncharacterized protein (PKUD0E00550; similar to Saccharomyces cerevisiae YBL066C (SEF1); ancestral locus Anc_7.389), with product MPTKQNGVVPKQEPDTEENVLVSGPTQTTSSVKRKNNSTNNKATTTKSASKKRKKTTNNDDDQNVHNDSSNNTNNTNTTTGRSKSTSNSNAGHRPVTSCTHCRQHKIKCNASEKFPDPCSRCQRMNLKCEIDPQFRPKKGSQIQSLRNDVDELRSKIAFLTKNENLIAQVLQKTNIEGAEILAKNHGDNTDGNGENKNSISNNSGRGKENKMITPPLVAKTHLKKDPVLLSLDGKSNSIPLINDSAVNKEQLNVALKAAVRSVSESPATFTPSENINDASFNGKSVTTHVNTHAIPQNNISPNTHISEFVLGDVKISIEKAKTLHKNFVDNFLPYLPILISNDPIELYQQSQLLFWTVMLTSCLSDPVPSLYMSFASLIKQLAIETCWIRTPRSTHIVQSLLILSTWPLPNQKVLDDCSYRFIGLAKSLSLQLGLHRGKFMSEFSRTQVALPDAEKWRSRTWLAVFFCEQFWSSNLGLPPSLQTDFILESARIDQSLPKNFRCLISLAIFQAKLVNIMGLNVSSPDGLMEPANRAAPLHIMERELERLAFKLQIDDLVVECYYLYVKLMVCLFSFLPETTSEDQAKYVTIAYNSATRIITIMSKLLEKRQLTEYPIYLRHSVTTAAFILFRLHLTPYLLPKYIDSARQSIVTVHRLFRNMLGAWKDVENDISRTATVLEKLNFVIITHPELYVDTQGIIVRMRSHLTGSLFYDLVWNIHEARRRSIEGSKDPNLSKRKCKSKSVNKPLPLPFYNQITKDDFTAITTTTPNGTTITKLVPTDQAIINAKESAFKAGLSMPTEINGIPLAMLEATGSISSKPSKVSLNRNDNISPRGKKNILKSSSSTNVSEQASLQVTKPTSSANLGKCKSRQYPPPPLFPNVSNEKISLTADALGMRKTSNSMAEADFKNGYQTSNLSSIPNVLEKGSQKMGSVDISNLDSLFDSPKLTNDPEGEPLNNRGGVRSSTETPEDIDPMNEMFIDSIFQQNSKPIEDDDLLGWFDMNMAPEF from the coding sequence ATGCCGACTAAACAAAATGGAGTAGTTCCAAAACAAGAGCCAGATACAGAAGAGAATGTCCTAGTATCAGGACCAACACAAACTACATCTTCAGtgaagaggaaaaacaaTTCTACTAATAATAaggcaacaacaacaaaatctGCCTCCAAGAAACGGAAAAAGACAACAAATAATGACGATGACCAAAATGTCCATAATGATTCGAGCAATAATACTAATAATACTAACACCACAACAGGCAGATCCAAATCTACATCCAATTCTAATGCAGGACATCGTCCAGTAACTTCCTGCACGCATTGTCGACAacacaaaatcaaatgtaATGCATCGGAGAAGTTCCCAGATCCTTGTTCTCGATGTCAGaggatgaatttgaaatgtGAAATCGATCCACAATTTCGTCCAAAGAAAGGCTCTCAAATACAATCCTTGAGAAACGACGTTGACGAGTTAAGGTCTAAGATTGCCTTTTTAACCAAAAACGAAAACTTGATTGCTCAAGTTTTGCAAAAAACTAATATTGAAGGAGCTGAAATCCTGGCGAAAAACCATGGAGATAATACAGATGGAAATGGTGAGAATAAGAACAGCATCAGCAATAACAGTGGCAGAGGtaaggaaaataaaatgattACTCCTCCCTTGGTTGCTAAAACCCATCTAAAGAAAGATCCTGTTCTACTAAGCTTAGATGGAAAATCTAATTCGATTCCTCTTATTAATGATTCTGCTGTGAATAAAGAACAGTTAAATGTGGCCTTGAAAGCAGCTGTTAGGAGTGTCAGTGAATCACCGGCTACTTTTACTCCTTCCGAAAACATCAATGATGCTTCCTTTAATGGCAAAAGCGTCACAACTCACGTGAATACACACGCAATACCACAAAATAATATCTCTCCAAATACCCACATATCTGAATTCGTTCTAGGAGATGTCAAAATAAGTATAGAAAAGGCAAAGACCTTGCATAAGAACTTTGTGGATAACTTTTTACCTTATCTACCtatattgatttcaaatgATCCCATTGAGCTATATCAACAAAGCCAATTGTTATTTTGGACAGTGATGTTAACTTCGTGTTTGTCCGATCCTGTTCCTTCGTTGTATATGTCTTTTGCATCACTAATAAAACAGTTGGCAATAGAGACTTGCTGGATCAGAACTCCTAGATCAACCCATATTGTTCAAAgtcttttgattttaagCACATGGCCGTTACCTaatcaaaaagttttggatGATTGCTCTTACCGATTCATTGGGTTGGCTAAAAGCCTATCTCTACAGTTAGGTCTACATAGAGGTAAATTCATGAGTGAATTTTCGAGAACTCAAGTTGCATTACCAGATGCTGAAAAATGGAGAAGTAGAACTTGGTTGGCAGTCTTCTTTTGTGAACAGTTCTGGTCATCAAATTTGGGCTTACCACCAAGCCTGCAAACTGATTTTATACTAGAAAGTGCAAGAATTGACCAATCTTTACCCAAAAATTTTCGATGTCTGATATCTTTAGCAATATTCCAGGCTAAACTTGTAAATATAATGGGGCTGAATGTTTCGAGTCCAGACGGCTTAATGGAACCTGCTAATAGAGCTGCGCCATTACATATAATGGAGAGAGAATTGGAAAGGTTAGCGTTTAAGTTACagattgatgatttggttgTTGAATGTTATTATCTCTATGTTAAACTAATGGTctgtttattttcatttttgcCAGAGACTACAAGTGAAGATCAAGCTAAATATGTCACCATTGCATATAATTCCGCCACTAGGATAATCACTATAATGTCCAAGCTCTTAGAGAAGAGACAGTTGACCGAATATCCGATATATTTACGTCATTCCGTCACAACTGCTGCATTCATTCTTTTCAGGCTACACTTAACGCCTTATCTTTTGCCTAAATACATTGATTCAGCAAGACAATCAATTGTTACTGTTCATAGGCTATTCAGGAATATGTTAGGTGCATGGaaggatgttgaaaatgatatttcACGAACGGCAAcagttttggaaaaattgaacTTTGTTATTATAACACATCCAGAGCTTTACGTTGATACCCAGGGAATAATTGTAAGAATGAGATCACACTTAACTGGATCTTTATTTTATGATTTAGTATGGAATATACATGAAGCTCGTCGAAGATCAATTGAAGGATCAaaagatccaaatttgTCCAAAAGGAAGTGTAAATCTAAGTCGGTTAATAAGCCATTGCCATTGCCATTTTATAACCAAATTACTAAGGACGACTTTACGGCAATCACAACAACAACCCCTAATGGTACTACAATTACAAAATTGGTCCCTACAGATCAAGCGATTATAAATGCAAAAGAATCTGCTTTTAAGGCGGGATTGTCCATGCCTACTGAAATTAATGGTATCCCTCTAGCAATGCTAGAAGCCACAGGCTCGATATCAAGTAAGCCCTCTAAGGTCAGTTTGAATAGAAATGACAATATTAGCCCAAGAGGCAAAAAGAATATTCTAAAATCTTCCTCCTCAACCAATGTCAGTGAACAAGCGAGTCTTCAAGTTACTAAACCAACTTCTTCTGCCAATCTGGGTAAATGTAAAAGCAGACAATACCCACCACCTCCACTTTTTCCTAATGTTTCAAACGAAAAGATTAGTCTAACAGCTGACGCTTTGGGAATGAGGAAAACTTCTAATTCGATGGCAGAAGCTGATTTTAAAAACGGATATCAGACATCGAATTTGTCTTCCATTCCCaatgttttggaaaaaggATCACAGAAAATGGGATCGGTTGATATTAGTAATcttgattctttgtttGACTCTCCTAAGCTGACCAACGATCCAGAGGGTGAACCTTTGAACAATAGAGGTGGAGTTAGATCGAGTACCGAGACTCCAGAAGATATAGACCCAATGAATGAGATGTTTATTGATTCTATATTTCAACAGAATAGTAAGCccattgaagatgacgatTTACTTGGTTGGTTTGATATGAACATGGCGCCTGAATTTTag
- a CDS encoding uncharacterized protein (PKUD0E00500; similar to Saccharomyces cerevisiae YJL126W (NIT2); ancestral locus Anc_1.228) gives MTVIAIGQMCSSSNLLNNGIVASRLAKEAAQKGAHMLFLPEASDYIASNAAHSKSLVQPVTRSPFLLELRSTLRDLNAAGTPLEVLVGVHEPSENMVEDPRTKNTLLHLNNNGEIVHRYQKLHLFDVDIKNGPILKESNSVQPGSKIQPPFPTPAGILGVGICYDMRFPELSLKLRSQGAQLLTFPSAWTMKTGPHFHALGRATAIFTQCYVVLPAQEGEHITDAETTTTTTSNTTLDENVNGNPDSNVTAHQRTVLQKRESYGHSAVFDPLGNLVTEIRHGEGIALAEIDLRLVETTRENMPLITHRRRDIFGDV, from the coding sequence ATGACCGTCATTGCCATTGGCCAGATGTGCTCCTCGAGCAATCTCCTCAACAACGGCATTGTTGCATCTAGACTTGCTAAAGAGGCGGCCCAAAAGGGTGCCCATATGCTCTTCTTACCAGAAGCTAGTGACTACATTGCATCTAATGCTGCACATTCCAAATCCCTAGTCCAGCCGGTCACTCGGTCTCCCTTCTTACTTGAGCTGAGAAGCACTCTACGTGACCTCAATGCTGCAGGAACACCTTTGGAGGTGCTGGTGGGCGTACATGAACCATCAGAGAATATGGTAGAGGATCCACGTACGAAAAACACTTTGCTCCATCTTAATAACAATGGAGAAATTGTACATCGTTATCAGAAACTCCATTTGTTTGACGTTGATATAAAGAACGGCCCCATCTTAAAGGAATCAAATTCTGTCCAACCTGGTTCTAAAATACAACCTCCTTTCCCCACCCCAGCTGGGATCTTGGGGGTGGGTATTTGTTATGACATGAGGTTCCCTGAACTGTCCTTGAAACTGCGTTCTCAGGGTGCCCAGCTGCTAACCTTCCCCTCTGCATGGACAATGAAGACAGGTCCACATTTCCATGCTCTTGGCCGTGCCACTGCCATTTTCACTCAATGTTATGTTGTGTTGCCTGCCCAAGAGGGGGAGCACATCACTGATGCAGAAactactactactactactTCTAATACTACTCTCGACGAAAATGTAAATGGCAACCCAGACTCCAATGTGACTGCACATCAAAGGACCGTCTTgcaaaagagagaaagCTATGGCCACTCAGCCGTTTTCGATCCATTGGGCAATCTCGTTACCGAAATCCGTCACGGAGAAGGAATTGCACTCGCGGAGATTGATTTGCGCCTTGTTGAAACAACAAGGGAGAATATGCCACTAATCACTCACAGAAGGAGAGACATTTTCGGAGATGTTTGA
- a CDS encoding uncharacterized protein (PKUD0E00490; similar to Saccharomyces cerevisiae YGR283C (YGR283C) and YMR310C (YMR310C); ancestral locus Anc_5.7): MSVSLAFDGERLSRENPSLEKLTYAIHLIARHAAQRKINEIIIIGDPNDPCIVSIGALFQFFVTPRYLVRESLSQVLKKQHVPAKIFSKAKTLPPVPTLVTYLNSHADKSSPYREGLSIWKKARGHKSASGKVHKASKSARTTRYVLVGEREVVEVKDPLPLHVRVSVDMKTKNVVSGRDAYGYIGYTVRIASNVESVFTESSIEYTHGVYVPSRGVFSKPDSGNDNNYDNGNGNDHDNNHDHDHDHDHDHDKETLALQPLPKYVSLVNKDQKQALVVIVSNRTSLRELCDSELVVAEPPLRMDDALVLTVAKV, translated from the coding sequence ATGTCTGTCAGTTTAGCCTTTGATGGCGAAAGACTCTCTCGAGAAAACCCTAGTCTTGAAAAACTTACTTATGCAATCCATCTCATTGCCAGACATGCAGCACAGAGGAAAATCAATgagatcatcatcatagGCGACCCAAATGATCCATGCATTGTTTCCATTGGCGCCCTGTTTCAGTTCTTTGTGACGCCACGATATTTGGTGAGGGAGTCCTTGTCCCAAgtgttgaagaaacaacacGTTCCTGCAAAAATATTCAGCAAGGCCAAGACTCTCCCACCTGTCCCAACACTGGTGACATACCTCAATTCTCATGCCGACAAGAGCTCCCCCTACAGGGAGGGACTCTCGATCTGGAAGAAGGCCAGGGGGCACAAAAGTGCCAGCGGGAAGGTTCACAAGGCGTCCAAGAGTGCCCGGACCACGAGGTATGTTCTCGTTGGCGAACGGGAAGTGGTTGAGGTAAAGGATCCATTGCCGCTTCATGTCCGAGTTAGTGTGGACATGAAGACCAAGAACGTTGTCTCTGGACGAGACGCTTACGGATATATTGGCTACACTGTACGTATAGCCAGCAATGTGGAGAGTGTCTTTACTGAGAGCAGTATCGAATATACTCATGGAGTGTATGTTCCCAGCAGGGGCGTCTTCTCCAAGCCGGACAGCGGCAACGACAACAACTACGACAACGGCAACGGCAACGACCACGACAACAATCACGACCACGACCACGACCACGACCACGACCACGACAAGGAGACGTTGGCATTGCAACCACTTCCAAAATACGTCTCTCTTGTTAATAAAGACCAAAAGCAGGCATTGGTGGTTATAGTAAGCAACAGAACTTCATTAAGAGAGCTCTGCGACAGCGAGCTTGTTGTAGCCGAGCCCCCTCTGAGAATGGACGACGCGCTAGTTTTAACAGTGGCAAAAGTGTAG
- a CDS encoding uncharacterized protein (PKUD0E00530; similar to Saccharomyces cerevisiae YER094C (PUP3); ancestral locus Anc_7.383): MSDPFSVNGGTAVAMVGKDCIAIASDMRLGSQSLGVSNNFEKIFNYDNVFFALTGLASDVITVHEDFRKKTNMYKMREGRNIEPETFANLVSSSLYERRFGPWFVGPIVAGLNSKSGKPFICGFDSIGCIDFAKDFIVSGTASDQLFGMCESLYEPDLEPEDLFECISQSLLNAADRDALSGWGAVVYIVTKDKIIKRYLKSRQD, from the coding sequence ATGTCGGACCCATTTTCTGTTAACGGTGGTACAGCTGTTGCCATGGTAGGTAAAGACTGTATAGCAATTGCTTCAGATATGAGATTAGGATCACAATCATTGGGAGTTTctaataattttgaaaagattttcaattacgacaatgttttctttgcaCTTACAGGATTGGCAAGTGATGTGATCACGGTCCACGAGGATTTCCGTAAGAAGACAAACATGTACAAGATGCGTGAAGGTCGTAACATTGAACCTGAGACGTTTGCGAACTTAGTCAGTTCGAGTTTATATGAGCGTCGATTTGGACCATGGTTTGTCGGGCCAATCGTTGCTGGGTTGAATAGCAAGAGTGGTAAGCCGTTTATTTGTGGATTTGACTCTATCGGTTGTATTGATTTTGCCAAGGATTTCATTGTTTCCGGTACTGCCAGCGACCAACTATTTGGTATGTGTGAATCGTTATACGAACCAGATCTGGAACCAGAGGATCTATTTGAATGTATCTCGCAATCGTTGTTAAATGCTGCAGATAGAGATGCATTAAGTGGATGGGGAGCTGTTGTTTATATTGTTACGAAGGACAAGATTATTAAACGATACTTAAAATCTAGACAAGATTAA
- a CDS encoding uncharacterized protein (PKUD0E00540; similar to Saccharomyces cerevisiae YER095W (RAD51); ancestral locus Anc_7.385), producing the protein MTQEHIDLSYASQQDAGQEQALVEEENPNHSITDASVPADQLQDEGVQPMGEAYDEEDEGQIGPSPIDVLIGNGISKKDIEKLQESGLCTVESIAYTPKKILTTIKGISDQKADKLILEASKIVPLGFTTATEFHQRRSELITLTTGSKQLDTLLGGGIETGAITEIFGEFRTGKSQLCHTLAVTAQLPVEMGGGEGKCLFIDTESTFRPVRIVPIARRFGLDEREAMENIAYARAYNADHQLQLLNQAAQMMAQSRFSLLIVDSIMALYRTDYSGRGELSARQMHVAKFMRTLQRLADEFGIAIVITNQVVAQVDGGALFNPDPKKPIGGNIIAHSSTTRLYFKKGKGANRICKIYDSPCLAETECVFAIGQGGIMDPSDESEQMDED; encoded by the coding sequence ATGACACAGGAACATATAGATTTATCCTATGCATCCCAACAAGATGCCGGTCAAGAACAAGCtttggttgaagaagaaaaccCAAATCACTCTATAACTGACGCGTCAGTTCCAGCAGATCAACTGCAAGATGAAGGCGTTCAGCCTATGGGTGAGGCCTATGACGAGGAGGATGAAGGACAGATCGGTCCTTCTCCTATAGATGTCCTTATAGGCAACGGTATTTCCaagaaagatattgaaaagttaCAGGAATCTGGTTTATGTACGGTTGAATCAATCGCCTATAccccaaaaaaaatcttaaCCACAATCAAAGGTATAAGTGATCAGAAGGCAGATAAGTTGATACTTGAAGCTTCTAAGATTGTTCCTCTTGGGTTCACTACAGCAACTGAATTCCATCAACGTCGCTCAGAGTTGATTACCCTAACAACAGGTTCCAAGCAATTAGATACCTTATTGGGTGGTGGTATCGAAACTGGTGCTATAACAGAAATTTTTGGTGAATTCAGAACCGGTAAATCGCAATTATGCCACACTTTAGCTGTTACCGCTCAGCTACCTGTTGAAATGGGTGGTGGTGAAGGTAAGTGTTTGTTTATTGATACAGAAAGTACCTTCAGGCCAGTTCGAATTGTTCCTATCGCTCGTCGTTTTGGTTTGGATGAGAGAGAAGCCATGGAGAACATTGCGTATGCAAGAGCCTATAATGCAGACCACCAATTACAGTTGTTAAATCAAGCAGCCCAGATGATGGCACAATCGAGGTTTTCTTTACTAATCGTTGATTCAATTATGGCTCTATATAGAACAGACTATTCCGGTAGAGGTGAATTGAGTGCAAGGCAAATGCATGTCGCAAAGTTCATGAGAACCCTACAAAGACTAGCTGATGAATTTGGTATTGCAATCGTCATTACTAATCAAGTTGTTGCCCAAGTTGATGGAGGTGCACTATTCAATCCTGATCCAAAGAAGCCAATTGGTGGTAATATAATTGCACATTCTTCTACCACAAGATTATACTTTAAAAAGGGTAAGGGCGCAAACAGAATTTGTAAGATTTATGATTCTCCTTGTTTAGCAGAGACTGAATGTGTGTTTGCAATTGGCCAAGGTGGTATAATGGATCCATCCGATGAGTCAGAACAAATGGATGAGGATTAG
- a CDS encoding uncharacterized protein (PKUD0E00520; similar to Saccharomyces cerevisiae YBL059C-A (CMC2); ancestral locus Anc_7.382), with protein sequence MHPILDKNRFQNCEDLIDALEECHKSPYLETMMGKCSDIKVQLAACIHENRLAHDREKILQRREANKKLEMNKKKREEEEWGENGYLKKVVELELKNREKESK encoded by the coding sequence ATGCACCCTATTTTAGACAAGAACAGGTTTCAAAACTGTGaagatttgattgatgCTTTGGAGGAATGCCACAAGAGTCCATATTTGGAAACTATGATGGGTAAATGTTCTGATATTAAAGTTCAACTGGCGGCTTGTATTCACGAGAACAGGTTAGCTCATGATAGAGAAAAGATTCTACAGAGAAGAGAAGCTAACAAAAAACTGGAGAtgaacaaaaagaagagagaagaggaagaatgGGGAGAGAACGGATACCTtaaaaaagttgttgaactCGAACTAAAGAACAGGGAAAAGGAAAGTAAATAA
- a CDS encoding uncharacterized protein (PKUD0E00505; similar to Saccharomyces cerevisiae YKR049C (FMP46); ancestral locus Anc_1.231) — translation MFRTVQSTRGAITLFHNPACKRSVSLLEKLRSAQTNTSSSEYKYSIDVSTTKPTSDQFNYIKQSVNLSPLSKSAFQEAFPDTRTLSTTEIENFNNSDNFVPPLVVDWDNKLLATNTSGLEKILQKHNN, via the coding sequence ATGTTTAGAACTGTCCAGTCTACAAGGGGGGCCATCACGCTCTTCCATAATCCCGCTTGCAAGAGATCCGTCTCCCTATTGGAGAAACTCAGGTCCGCCCAAACCAACACTTCCTCCTCAGAGTATAAGTACAGCATCGATGTCTCCACCACCAAACCAACATCAGACCAGTTCAACTATATTAAGCAATCGGTGAACCTGTCCCCGCTCTCCAAATCGGCGTTTCAGGAGGCCTTCCCAGATACAAGGACACTCTCCACCACGgaaattgagaatttcaacaacagtgACAACTTTGTCCCCCCTCTAGTGGTTGACTGGGATAACAAACTACTAGCCACTAATACGAGCGGGTTGGAGAAGATCTTACAGAAACACAACAACTAG